AAACCGGCCAGCGGTTCCAGCCACCGGGCTTGCGCTTCTTCTCGCAGAACGGCCAGTCCGGCTGCGGCGCGGCGCAGTCGGCGATGGGTCCATTCTACTGCCCGACCGACCAGCGCATCTACCTCGACACCAGCTTCTTCGACGAACTCGCCAACCGCTTCGGCGCCAAGGGCGATTTTGCGCAGGATTACGTGATCGCCCATGAATTCGGGCATCACATCCAGAACCTGCTCGGCACGTCCGACCAGGTTCAGCGCGTCCAGCGCAGCAGCAGCGAGGCGGAGGGCAATGCCGCATCGGTGCGGCTCGAACTGCAGGCGGATTGCTATGCCGGCGTATGGGCCGCCCAGAACCGCAGCCGCATGGAACCGGGCGATCTGGAAGAAGGGCTGACCGCCGCGCAGGCGATCGGCGACGACACCTTGCAAAAGGAAAGCCAGGGTCGCGTCGTCCCGGACAGCTTCACCCACGGCACTTCGGCGCAACGCAAGGCTTGGCTGCAACGCGGCCTGCAGAGCGGCGACCCGGCGCAATGCGACACCTTCTCCGGCGCGATCTGAGAATGCCCGCTCTCCTCCCGTCGCGGGAGGGGAGCGGTTACCGGCTCGCCATCTGGCGCGCGAAATGCACCTCGACCGCCTTGGTCACGCTTTCCGCAATGCGCTCACGCCCGTCGCGGCTGTCGAGGAACGCCGCATCGCCGGGGTTCGAGATATACCCGGTCTCGAACAGGATCGACGGCATGTCGGGCGCCTTCAGCACCATCAGCGACGCCATGCGATGAAAGACGGGCTTCGTCGGTATCAGCGGCTTGGCCTCACGCCCCAATAATCGGGCAAAGCTGGCGGAGGTGTTCATCGTTTCGCGCTGGGTCAGGTCGATCAGGATCGAGGATACGTCCGCCCCCGCCTCCCCCAGGTTTACGCCGGATATCACGTCCGCCTTGTTCTCCCGGCTTGCCAGCCGCGCCGCCTCCTTGTCCGAAGCGACTTCCGACAGGGTATAGACCGACGCGCCCGAGGCATCGCCGCTGCCGACGCTGTCGCAATGGATCGAGATGAACAGGTTGGCCTTCAGCCGCCGCGCGATGCCATAGCGTTCGCGCAGGACCAGATAGCGGTCGTCGTCGCGGGTCAGTGCCACCCGCACCCGGCCGCTCGCCAGCAGCTCGTCACGGATCGCCTTGGCGATCCGCAGCGTCACGTCCTTTTCGCGCAACCCGGATTCCGGATTGATCGCGCCGGGATCGACACCGCCATGGCCGGCATCGATGACCACCAGCGGGCGGCTGTCGTCGCCGCGGACGCGTGGCAGCGCGACGCCGCGCGCGGGCGGCGGAACGGGGATCGAAACCTTGTACTTCGGCCGCGCCGCCCAATCGCCGAAATCGAACGCCATGAAACTGAGCGGCCCTGCGGCACTCGCCGCGGTAAAGCGTGCGGCGCTGACCGGCTGCAGCGACAGGGTGAGGCTGCGCCCCTCCGCATCGAACCCGCCATCGCCGATGATCGCGGGGCGTGAGAGATCGAACAGCAGCCGGGTCCCGCCGTCCTGTCGCATCTGGCGCACGCCGCTCACCGGCCCGCCCGCCACCGCCAGCATGCCGGGCAGCGCGCCCGCCACGTCCACCGCGATCTGGCGGGTGCCGTCCAGCATGAGGCCGGTGGCATCGCCGACCCGCCCGTCGAAACGGATGACAATCCGGCCATCCTGCACC
The sequence above is a segment of the Sphingomonas insulae genome. Coding sequences within it:
- a CDS encoding neutral zinc metallopeptidase, with the translated sequence MRLDDFDPNIDVGDQGNRGGGFGGGGGGGGLLFGLLPLIGSRFGCGGIVVVLLLFAVFGGLGNLGSMIGGGGGGTQVTRSAPADAGSATQICRSDPAKKAACDAFSSAQKTWSAVFAQTGQRFQPPGLRFFSQNGQSGCGAAQSAMGPFYCPTDQRIYLDTSFFDELANRFGAKGDFAQDYVIAHEFGHHIQNLLGTSDQVQRVQRSSSEAEGNAASVRLELQADCYAGVWAAQNRSRMEPGDLEEGLTAAQAIGDDTLQKESQGRVVPDSFTHGTSAQRKAWLQRGLQSGDPAQCDTFSGAI
- a CDS encoding N-acetylmuramoyl-L-alanine amidase family protein, with the translated sequence MAFRWTRAPSARQGRRVFAVIALFAGWLTSAPAWAATAIRSVAVQDGRIVIRFDGRVGDATGLMLDGTRQIAVDVAGALPGMLAVAGGPVSGVRQMRQDGGTRLLFDLSRPAIIGDGGFDAEGRSLTLSLQPVSAARFTAASAAGPLSFMAFDFGDWAARPKYKVSIPVPPPARGVALPRVRGDDSRPLVVIDAGHGGVDPGAINPESGLREKDVTLRIAKAIRDELLASGRVRVALTRDDDRYLVLRERYGIARRLKANLFISIHCDSVGSGDASGASVYTLSEVASDKEAARLASRENKADVISGVNLGEAGADVSSILIDLTQRETMNTSASFARLLGREAKPLIPTKPVFHRMASLMVLKAPDMPSILFETGYISNPGDAAFLDSRDGRERIAESVTKAVEVHFARQMASR